One genomic segment of Candidatus Zixiibacteriota bacterium includes these proteins:
- a CDS encoding PorV/PorQ family protein, translating into MGILKFYRVFILCLIMFSPAIAEKYAGEFLYLGVGGRALALGSAYIASDGDAFSSYYNPAGLTKIQDYQAAFMHSETFGALLNHDYLTAAKRYGESAAAVSLYYLGGGGILVTEEYRGIYRVKEEASHADYVLGLSYARNQNDRIDWGLTTKLIYRKIVDVSAWGIGLDAGMKYYFRDNITAGIVVQDLTGTVLSYSYDNKETINPTLKLGLDLSHQFGNFKGAVLTDADIRFEGRKASAQFYQSWISADTHLGFELSFKDVVAARVGSDIGNLTTGVGLKFSRYIIDIALNDHSDLDTSYRGSLIVEW; encoded by the coding sequence ATGGGTATTTTGAAATTTTATCGAGTATTTATACTCTGTCTAATCATGTTCTCACCGGCAATAGCCGAGAAGTATGCCGGTGAGTTTTTGTATCTTGGAGTCGGGGGGCGCGCCTTAGCTCTTGGCAGCGCCTATATCGCCTCGGATGGCGATGCTTTTTCAAGTTATTATAATCCCGCCGGACTAACTAAAATTCAAGATTATCAAGCCGCTTTCATGCATTCGGAAACATTTGGCGCGTTATTGAACCATGATTATCTTACTGCCGCTAAAAGATATGGCGAAAGCGCAGCGGCGGTGTCGCTGTATTATCTTGGCGGCGGCGGAATATTGGTTACCGAAGAATATCGGGGGATATATCGCGTAAAAGAAGAGGCTTCGCACGCTGATTATGTACTTGGGTTATCATATGCCAGAAACCAAAACGACCGTATCGATTGGGGACTGACTACCAAGCTGATATACAGAAAAATTGTCGATGTTTCCGCCTGGGGTATAGGGCTTGATGCCGGCATGAAATATTATTTTCGCGATAATATAACCGCTGGCATAGTCGTTCAGGATTTAACCGGCACGGTTTTATCATATTCATACGACAATAAAGAAACTATCAATCCAACGCTTAAATTGGGTTTAGACTTAAGTCATCAGTTTGGCAATTTTAAAGGCGCTGTATTAACCGATGCCGATATTCGTTTCGAGGGCAGAAAAGCATCCGCTCAGTTTTATCAAAGCTGGATATCAGCCGATACTCATCTGGGGTTCGAGTTGTCATTCAAAGATGTTGTTGCGGCGCGGGTTGGTTCCGATATTGGCAATCTTACTACCGGAGTAGGCTTGAAATTTTCCAGATATATTATAGATATTGCCTTAAACGATCATTCCGACCTTGATACTTCTTATCGCGGCTCTTTGATTGTCGAGTGGTAA